ATCGCCGTGAAAAAAGACACGATTTTCATGGCCACCAGCAGCGGCGCAATCTTGCGCTTTTTGCCGGGAAAGGATGGGGAAAAAATTGCGTTTCAAACTTTCAGAACGCCGCTGTCGATCCGCAATGACGTCGAGGGTTTGACGTACGATCCGGTTACCGACTGTTTGTTGCTGGCATGCAAGGGCGAGGCGAACATCGGCATCAGCAAAGCGCTGACCAACGAGCAGAAAGCCGTGTACGCGTTTTCGCTTAAAACCTACAAACTGCTGCCGCAACCACGCTTTGTGATTCCAGCGTCGAAAATCGCGGCACAAATGAAAGAGAAAGAGTTTGCGCCTTCAGCGATTGAGCGTCACCCGCGTACCGGCAATTTTTTTATACTGGCGGCACGCGGCAACGCCATCGTCGAAGTGGATGCGAACGGCAATTTGCTCGGC
This candidate division KSB1 bacterium DNA region includes the following protein-coding sequences:
- a CDS encoding SdiA-regulated domain-containing protein, with the protein product MTFFLFILLGLRLGGGEVPEIKGYDFENKKIDYVKLPNELSEASGLAFSNERLLCHNDEQGIVYELDHRTGAVRRRFFVGKPLMYRGDLEGIAVKKDTIFMATSSGAILRFLPGKDGEKIAFQTFRTPLSIRNDVEGLTYDPVTDCLLLACKGEANIGISKALTNEQKAVYAFSLKTYKLLPQPRFVIPASKIAAQMKEKEFAPSAIERHPRTGNFFILAARGNAIVEVDANGNLLGVASLPKSVHPQPEGLAIAPDGTLAICNEGQGKAGRLVVYSPQ